A stretch of the Gracilinanus agilis isolate LMUSP501 chromosome 4, AgileGrace, whole genome shotgun sequence genome encodes the following:
- the LOC123244600 gene encoding LOW QUALITY PROTEIN: olfactory receptor 11A1 (The sequence of the model RefSeq protein was modified relative to this genomic sequence to represent the inferred CDS: substituted 1 base at 1 genomic stop codon) — MALVEITFTGNQSTITEFILLGFSELPDLHLLFFIFSTIIYITIVLGNMLIIVAVVSSSGLHTPMYFFLANLSFLEILYTSTVVPKMLAGFLRKKEAISLAGCLLQFFIFGSLATSECFLLAIMAYDRYLAICYPLHYSLLMVSKQCVCLVVTAWLTGFAVDGLVVVLMAQLKFCGSNYINHFYCDFMPIVELACSDPRVAQATTFILSVICLTIPFGLILTSYARILMAVLKVPTGASXKKAFSTCSSHLAVVSTFYGTLMVMYIAPSAIRSQLLSKVFALLYTVVTPIFNPVIYTLRNKEVHQALKKLLCNKQQGNSA; from the coding sequence ATGGCCTTGGTGGAAATTACTTTCACTGGAAATCAATCTACCATCACAGAATTTATCCTCCTTGGTTTCTCTGAGCTCCCTGACCTGCAcctcctcttcttcattttctccacCATTATCTATATAACCATTGTCCTGGGGAACATGTTGATTATAGTGGCAGTGGTCAGCTCTTCAGGGCTCCACACACCCATGTATTTCTTTCTGGCTAATCTCTCGTTCCTAGAGATACTCTATACCTCCACAGTAGTGCCCAAAATGCTAGCAGGTTTCTTGAGGAAGAAGGAGGCCATCTCTCTAGCTGGTTGCTTactccaattctttatttttgGCTCACTGGCCACATCTGAATGCTTCCTTCTGGCTATCATGGCCTATGACCGATACCTGGCCATTTGCTACCCACTCCATTATTCACTCCTGATGGTATCCAAGCAGTGTGTGTGTCTGGTGGTCACAGCATGGCTAACTGGTTTTGCAGTAGATGGTCTAGTTGTGGTTCTGATGGCACAGCTAAAATTCTGTGGCTCCAACTACATTAACCACTTCTATTGTGATTTCATGCCCATAGTGGAACTAGCTTGTTCTGATCCTCGAGTGGCACAAGCAACAACATTCATCCTCTCTGTAATCTGCTTGACTATTCCATTTGGTTTAATCTTGACTTCCTATGCCCGTATCCTTATGGCTGTGCTGAAAGTACCCACAGGGGCCAGCTGAAAGAAGGCCTTCTCTACATGTTCCTCCCACCTGGCTGTGGTGTCCACTTTCTATGGAACACTTATGGTCATGTATATAGCACCCTCTGCTATTCGCTCTCAGCTTCTCTCTAAGGTCTTTGCTCTGCTCTACACTGTGGTCACCCCCATCTTCAATCCTGTGATCTATACCCTAAGGAACAAAGAGGTCCATCAGGCTCTCAAGAAACTGCTTTGCAATAAACAACAAGGTAATTCAGCCTGA